Within Micavibrio sp. TMED2, the genomic segment AAGCGGTCTTGCCGGTACCGGTCTGGGCACAGCCGACGACATCCTGTCCCATCAGGATCGGCGGGATCGCTTTGGCCTGAATTGGGGTAGGCTCGGAATAGCCGGATTCCACGACCGCGCGTAAAATCTTCTCGTTAAGACCAAGCTCTTCAAAATTCATGCGAAACGCATCCTTGCAAACCGACCTGTTCGGGTTCGGTGATGACCGCCAAGCGGATCGGAAATCAATGGAAAACAGCGAGCAATTCTGACTGTGTCATCGCTCGTTAAGGGCGAAACATCGTTATTTTGCGGCGCAATGTCAAATCGCGCCTGTCTTTGTGCAAAAGAAATATTGGCCTTATGCACTGGCACAATATGCAATCGGCGCCGTGTGGGGCGCCGATTGTCGTTATAAATCAGATCGTTAGTAGTAACCTGTGAAGCCGGGGCCATCGCCACCACCGCAGGTATTGAGGCGTTCGCATGACAGCGTTGTGTGGTAGCGCGTCTGGTCATAACGACGGTCTTCCTTGGATTGATCGCCCCCCAGATGCTGGTTGGTCGGGAAGGTCATGCTGAGCGAATTGGAGATGGCTCGGGTGAAATCCCGATCACGAACACTGTCGATATCAAACCGCTCGGTCGTCGCGCCAGTAAGGTATTCATTGTAGCGGCAGAAGGCGGTGCGGATGACGATACGCTTGTCATAGGCCGGGATGGTCGGCACCTGGGCACCAGCACAAAGCTCATGACCGGTGACAGACACGCCGGGGTTGAACACCATGACAAAGCGGTATTGCGGGCGTGCTGCCTCGCCGGGGATATTGCGGTTCCATATCTTGGGCTGGAAGTAGAATTTCGGACCCGGTTGCTGATCGGTCATGATCTGGGCGGCGACAAGGTCAAAGACTTCCTTGTCCATATTGAACGGATTGCCGAGGATCTCGGTATTCACGTTGCGGCGGGCCATGGTGTAGTTATCCCAGATACCGGCATAGCCCTTTTCATTGGCCTGATAGCTCAGCGGGTCGATATAGGTACGTGAGGTTCCGGTTCCGTAACCAGCGCCGAGACAGCCGGATAGCCCGACAGTCGCAACAATGGCTACGCATAGGGTGCGTAAGCGCATGTTCTTGCCTTCCCAATTGTCATGCTGACGCGAGCCACGCGCCAGCGGTGTGTCTGACACCAGTGGACAATTGGTCAGGGGGCATCTCAATGATGCTGTGGACAGTTCTGTGGATTAGTTCAGGCCCGTGATACGAAGTTGCCACAGGCGATTGCGGCGCTATCAGGTCAGGGGTTCCGGTGGCGCAGTCATGAGGGATCGGGCAGGGATCGCTTGCTGTCCCATCTCTGAAATTTCAAAAAATCCTAGCAATCAGAAGGGCTTGAAGTCTGAATCCAGCGGGTCGTCTACGACCGGATTGGTCGGCGGCAGGAGCAGGGTGGTCATCTGGCCGACGAGTTTTCCGGCCTTTGCCGTGGTAATGCCATCGGCACCGCCGAGATGGGCGAGCACCTCGGTCAGCAGCTTCGAGCCGACGCAGAATACCATTTTAACCGGAATCGAGCCGCTCGATTCGCTGGTCGTCGGGCGCTTCCCGGCGGCCATGGTCCGGCACAGGTTGAGACCGGTAATCGGCGGTTTGGCATTGAAAATCAGGCCGACACGGTAATTATCCCGCGCTTCGTCATCGGGCATGGTGGTGAAGTTGATATAAGGCCCGAAATGCTTGCCCCGCATGGCAATGGCCATGTTTTCGGCAAAGTCGGGATCATCGACGCCGGGCTCGAAGGGATTGCCGACCACCACCACCTGCATGTCGCCACCACCGGCGGCATAGCCCAGCTGGCTTGGCTGATAGGCAGGTTGGACCGAGGCCGCACCGATCTGGGTCGTGTTCTGGCAGCCGGTCAGGGCAAGCAGGCCAACAACCAACAGGCAGCTTGCTGCAAATGGCCGGAACATAAGTGGCCTAAACATCAATTTCCTCGACGAACCGGGCATTCTCCTGAATGAAGCGGAAGCGGGCATCGGCCTGCTTGCCCATCAGTTCATTCACCAGCGTCGTGGTGGCCGGATCGGCACCAACCGGCTTTGGCGCATCGGTCTCGATCTCATCCATCGCGGTCTGTGGGATATAGACCCGCATCATCTGACGCTTGTCCGGGTCCATGGTCGTGTCTTTCAGCTGTTTGGCCGGCATCTCGCCGAGACCCTTGAAGCGGCTGATCTCAACCTTGCCGCGCCCGGCAAACACGGTGGCCATCAACTCATCCTTATGGGCATCGTCACGGGCATAATGGACGACACCACCGCGGGCGAGGCGATAGAGCGGCGGCAGGGCGAGAAACAGGCGACCGGTTTCGATCAGTCCCGGCATCTGCTTGTAGAAGAAGGTCATGAGCAGGGAGGCGATATGCGCGCCGTCCACGTCAGCATCGGTCATGATGATGATGCGTTCATAGCGAAGGTCTGCCGGATCGAAATCCTTGCCAAGTTTGCAGCCCAGCGCCAGTGACAGGTCGCTCAGTTCCTGATTGGCCTTGAGCTTGTCGACCGAGGCGCTGGCGACGTTGAGGATCTTGCCGCGCAGTGGCAGGACGGCCTGAGTTTCCCGGCGACGCGCCTGTTTGGCGGAACCACCCGCACTGTCACCCTCGACGATGAACAGTTCGGTACCCTCGGCATTGTTCTGGCTGCAATCGGCGAGCTTGCCGGGCAGGCGCAGACGCTTGGTGGCGGTCTTCCGGCTCGTGTCTTTGGCTGCACGGGCGCGCAGGCGTTCCTCGGCGCGCTCGACAATCGCATCAAGCAATGGCTTGGCAGCAGCCGGATTGGCCGACAGCCAGAGGTCGAACCGATCCTTGATGGCGTTATCGACCAGACGGCTGGCCTCGGCACTGGCGAGTTTTTCCTTGGTTTGGCCCTGGAAATGCGGATCGCGAATGAACAGAGACAGCAATATCTGTGCGCCGTTCATCACATCATCACTGGTGATCTGTGATGCTTTCTTATTGTTGACCAACTCGCCGAAACCACGCAACGAGCGGACGAGGGCGGTACGCAAGCCGCTCTCATGGGTACCGCCCTGCGGGGTCGGGATGGTGTTACAATAGGTGCTGGCAAAGCCTTCACCACGCACCGGCCAGGCAACCGCCCATTCTACCCGGCCCTTATCATCGGCGAGGTCGGCCTGACCATGGAACGGCTCGGGCGTAATCAGCGGTGTTTCGCCGAGATTGGCGATAAGGAAATCCATCAACCCGCCCGGGAAGTGCAGTACTGCTTCCGATGGTACATCAGAATTGGCCGGGAGCAGTTCAGGATCGCACTGCCAGCGGATTTCGACACCTTTATAGAGATAGGCTTTTGAGCGGGACATCCGGTAGATGCGCTCGGCCTTCAGCTTGGCACCCGCGCCGAAAATCTCGGCATCGGGATGGAAGGTGACAGTGGTACCGCGCCGGTTTTGTACTGCGCCGACGCTTTCCAGTGTGCTGACCGGTTTGCCACGGCTGTATTCCTGCCGCCAGAGCTGGCGATCACGGGCGACTTCCACGGTCATCTTGTCGGAGAGGGCGTTGACCACGGAGATACCGACACCGTGCAGACCGCCGGAGGTGGCATAGGCCTTGCCCTCGAATTTACCGCCCGAGTGCAGGGTGGTCATGATGACCTCAAGCGCCGACTTGTTCTTGAACTTTGGATGCGGGTCGACCGGAATGCCGCGCCCGTTATCGCTCACCGTGATCGTACCGTCTGCCGCCAGCGACACCTCGATCCGGTTGGCGTGACCGGCAACCGCCTCATCCATGGAGTTGTCGAGTACCTCGGCGAACAGGTGATGGAGTGC encodes:
- a CDS encoding DNA topoisomerase IV subunit B; its protein translation is MSDLFANKATAENSYTAAEIEVLEGLEPVRRRPGMYIGGTDDRALHHLFAEVLDNSMDEAVAGHANRIEVSLAADGTITVSDNGRGIPVDPHPKFKNKSALEVIMTTLHSGGKFEGKAYATSGGLHGVGISVVNALSDKMTVEVARDRQLWRQEYSRGKPVSTLESVGAVQNRRGTTVTFHPDAEIFGAGAKLKAERIYRMSRSKAYLYKGVEIRWQCDPELLPANSDVPSEAVLHFPGGLMDFLIANLGETPLITPEPFHGQADLADDKGRVEWAVAWPVRGEGFASTYCNTIPTPQGGTHESGLRTALVRSLRGFGELVNNKKASQITSDDVMNGAQILLSLFIRDPHFQGQTKEKLASAEASRLVDNAIKDRFDLWLSANPAAAKPLLDAIVERAEERLRARAAKDTSRKTATKRLRLPGKLADCSQNNAEGTELFIVEGDSAGGSAKQARRRETQAVLPLRGKILNVASASVDKLKANQELSDLSLALGCKLGKDFDPADLRYERIIIMTDADVDGAHIASLLMTFFYKQMPGLIETGRLFLALPPLYRLARGGVVHYARDDAHKDELMATVFAGRGKVEISRFKGLGEMPAKQLKDTTMDPDKRQMMRVYIPQTAMDEIETDAPKPVGADPATTTLVNELMGKQADARFRFIQENARFVEEIDV